From a single Streptomyces sp. NBC_01264 genomic region:
- a CDS encoding toxic anion resistance protein, with translation MTLTPPEDSPLVLTAPEPVAPVKREQASGLVPLQDGVREEMARRAGEYVGSLAGIDSLSPEFATRIGEITGLGSADIRGAAQQSNRMLERAVRSLGTDGGGDAQARVAGSLVELRRTVEDLDPSDSSTKGVRKLLSKLPGGNKFRDHLAKYASSQTTLNRIVGALRGGQDELRRDNAALHTERARLWETMGKLQEYAVLTEALDAAVEQRIAGQSDPQQADALRVDVLFPVRQKHQDLLTQLAVCAQGYLAMDVVRRNNEELIKGVDRAATTTVSALRIAVMLAQALNTQGEVIKQINTLRDTTEGLIRGNAEMLSTQSGEIQRIAADPAVGAETLRTAFAQIYKTLDTIDTFKVQATENMAATVESLTGELQHASAYLARTRTTSALEGGDTR, from the coding sequence ATGACATTGACACCACCTGAAGACAGCCCGCTCGTCCTCACCGCCCCCGAGCCCGTCGCACCCGTCAAGCGGGAGCAGGCCTCCGGCCTGGTACCGCTCCAGGACGGGGTGCGCGAGGAGATGGCCCGCCGGGCCGGGGAGTACGTCGGCTCGCTGGCCGGCATCGACAGCCTCTCCCCCGAGTTCGCGACCCGCATCGGGGAGATCACCGGGCTCGGCTCCGCCGACATCCGCGGCGCCGCCCAGCAGTCCAACCGCATGCTGGAGCGGGCCGTACGCTCCCTCGGCACGGACGGCGGCGGCGACGCCCAGGCCCGCGTCGCGGGGTCGCTGGTCGAACTGCGCCGCACGGTGGAGGACTTGGACCCGAGCGACAGCTCCACCAAGGGCGTGCGCAAGCTGCTCTCCAAGCTGCCCGGCGGCAACAAGTTCCGCGACCACCTGGCCAAGTACGCTTCCTCGCAGACCACCCTCAACCGGATCGTCGGCGCGCTGCGCGGCGGCCAGGACGAGCTGCGCCGCGACAACGCCGCCCTGCACACCGAGCGGGCCCGCCTGTGGGAGACCATGGGCAAGCTCCAGGAGTACGCGGTGCTCACCGAGGCCCTGGACGCGGCCGTCGAGCAGCGGATCGCCGGACAGAGCGACCCCCAGCAGGCCGATGCGCTGCGCGTGGACGTGCTCTTCCCCGTACGGCAGAAGCACCAGGACCTGCTGACCCAGCTGGCCGTCTGCGCCCAGGGCTACCTGGCGATGGACGTGGTCCGCCGCAACAACGAAGAGCTGATCAAGGGCGTCGACCGGGCCGCGACCACCACGGTGTCCGCGCTGCGGATCGCCGTGATGCTGGCGCAGGCCCTGAACACCCAGGGCGAGGTGATCAAGCAGATCAACACCCTGCGCGACACCACCGAGGGCCTGATCCGCGGCAACGCGGAGATGCTGTCCACGCAGAGCGGGGAGATCCAGCGGATCGCCGCCGACCCGGCCGTCGGCGCGGAGACGCTGCGGACGGCCTTCGCCCAGATCTACAAGACGCTCGACACCATCGACACCTTCAAGGTGCAGGCCACCGAGAACATGGCCGCCACCGTGGAGTCCCTCACCGGCGAACTCCAGCACGCCTCCGCGTACCTGGCGCGCACCCGCACCACCAGCGCCCTGGAAGGCGGCGACACCCGATGA
- a CDS encoding substrate-binding domain-containing protein, producing MRRILGIALAILLVGGVIAVIAIGGKKPEGTATKTVHGVIGSEKSEFFRDPDVVKALADKGFTVKTETSGSWAMNQLALRDFDFAFPSSNEPAAEIEEKAGVKGAQNAKPFFSPLVVIARGNAAKVLSAHGLAKMSGKNSGTLLLDPFLKAAAEDKTWQQLQGGTSEYPELAGTVFIKTTDPTTSNSGALFLATTSNVANGLTVVSDDVGINRTAPLMKKLISVQGSMEQSTDGPFRAFISGSGEPLILAYESQVASLLQQKQDPGDMVVLYPDTTVNSPHTFVPISEKAAELGTLLATDPKLRSLVVRHGFRPTEGVAEFNTATAPHTAYLNSGLTGLRQVGAPTVKVLMALAARSKG from the coding sequence GTGAGACGCATCCTAGGAATCGCCCTGGCGATCCTCCTGGTCGGCGGCGTGATAGCCGTCATCGCCATCGGAGGAAAGAAGCCGGAGGGCACGGCAACGAAGACCGTGCATGGCGTCATCGGTTCGGAGAAGTCCGAGTTCTTCCGCGACCCCGACGTCGTCAAGGCCCTTGCTGACAAGGGCTTCACCGTGAAGACCGAAACCTCAGGTTCCTGGGCGATGAACCAACTCGCCCTGAGGGACTTCGATTTCGCCTTCCCCAGCAGCAATGAACCGGCCGCGGAGATCGAGGAGAAGGCCGGGGTGAAGGGTGCACAGAACGCCAAGCCCTTCTTCTCCCCGCTCGTCGTCATCGCCCGGGGCAACGCGGCCAAGGTGCTGTCCGCCCACGGCCTCGCGAAGATGTCCGGCAAGAACTCCGGCACCCTCCTCCTCGACCCCTTCCTGAAGGCCGCCGCCGAGGACAAGACCTGGCAGCAGCTCCAGGGCGGGACCAGCGAGTACCCCGAGCTGGCCGGCACGGTGTTCATCAAGACCACCGACCCCACCACCTCCAACTCGGGCGCGCTCTTCCTGGCCACCACCTCGAACGTCGCCAACGGCCTGACCGTCGTCTCCGACGACGTCGGCATCAACCGGACCGCGCCGCTGATGAAGAAGCTGATCTCCGTCCAGGGCTCCATGGAACAGAGCACGGACGGCCCCTTCCGCGCCTTCATCAGCGGCAGCGGCGAACCGCTCATCCTCGCCTACGAGTCCCAGGTGGCCAGCCTGCTCCAGCAGAAGCAGGATCCGGGCGACATGGTGGTGCTCTACCCCGACACCACCGTCAACTCCCCGCACACCTTCGTACCGATCAGCGAGAAGGCCGCGGAGCTCGGCACCCTGCTGGCCACCGACCCGAAGCTGCGCTCGCTCGTGGTCCGCCACGGGTTCCGGCCGACGGAGGGGGTGGCCGAGTTCAACACCGCCACCGCGCCGCACACCGCGTACCTCAACTCGGGGCTCACCGGCCTCCGTCAGGTCGGCGCACCGACCGTCAAGGTCCTGATGGCGCTGGCCGCGCGCTCCAAGGGATAG
- a CDS encoding polyprenyl synthetase family protein, producing the protein MSDISGVEAVVRSDAALLEEDLAAFLASLVTPPAPESVYEAALARSLYGPVADAVGSKVGQEALAPAAGAPACRAPLRPSMVFWAYRNYRGFPDEAGEAAEDLAAVRRAAVAVRVLLKAAVALDDIQDGSGVRYGEAALHVTHGVPLALNTGSLLIAAALEHAADPAVVRSLLQSVGRGFTGQAVDVSTRTALTRAQLLAAPLGERVAFWESMAALKTGTLFRMPLDAALAALGVVEDERRVLDEAMRDLGLASQLFNDLTDFVPGFGGRGTHEDYGQLSNRVFLELLDSAPAGRRASGELVGAGLKEFVLGHPELRATLLRLAAQAVELKRSAMEAVRGVCRGERSARYFEVTIERKGHLVDRLHTTLQKGEDA; encoded by the coding sequence GTGTCGGACATATCGGGCGTAGAGGCTGTGGTGCGGAGCGATGCGGCGCTCCTGGAGGAGGACCTGGCGGCCTTCCTGGCCTCCCTGGTCACCCCGCCCGCGCCCGAATCGGTCTACGAGGCGGCGCTGGCGCGTTCCCTGTACGGGCCGGTCGCCGACGCCGTCGGCTCGAAGGTGGGCCAGGAGGCCCTGGCGCCGGCCGCGGGAGCGCCCGCGTGCCGGGCCCCGCTGCGGCCCTCGATGGTGTTCTGGGCCTACCGCAACTACCGGGGCTTCCCCGACGAGGCGGGCGAGGCCGCCGAGGACCTGGCCGCCGTCCGCCGCGCGGCGGTGGCCGTGCGCGTGCTGCTGAAGGCCGCGGTCGCCCTCGACGACATCCAGGACGGGAGCGGCGTCCGCTACGGCGAGGCCGCCCTCCACGTCACCCACGGCGTCCCGCTCGCCCTCAACACGGGCTCCCTGCTGATCGCCGCGGCGCTGGAGCACGCGGCCGACCCGGCCGTCGTACGGAGCCTGCTGCAGTCCGTCGGCCGGGGCTTCACGGGCCAGGCCGTCGACGTCTCCACGCGCACCGCGCTCACCCGCGCGCAGCTGCTGGCCGCGCCCCTCGGCGAGCGGGTGGCCTTCTGGGAGTCGATGGCCGCCCTCAAGACGGGCACGCTGTTCCGGATGCCGCTGGACGCGGCCCTGGCGGCCCTGGGCGTCGTGGAGGACGAGCGGCGGGTCCTCGACGAGGCGATGCGCGACCTCGGACTGGCCAGCCAGCTGTTCAACGACCTGACCGACTTCGTGCCCGGGTTCGGCGGCCGGGGCACCCACGAGGACTACGGCCAGTTGAGCAACCGCGTCTTCCTCGAACTGCTCGACTCCGCGCCCGCCGGCCGACGCGCGTCGGGGGAGCTCGTGGGGGCAGGGCTCAAGGAGTTCGTGCTCGGCCATCCGGAGCTGCGGGCGACGCTGCTGCGCCTCGCGGCGCAGGCGGTGGAGCTGAAGCGCTCGGCGATGGAGGCGGTGCGCGGGGTGTGCCGCGGCGAGCGGAGTGCGCGGTACTTC